The Ziziphus jujuba cultivar Dongzao chromosome 7, ASM3175591v1 genome includes a region encoding these proteins:
- the LOC107406720 gene encoding protein trichome birefringence-like 14, with translation MVDSFAILSATRKFEEDPQRSDSESVFCSILAQMKGGYYSILRGRALSLTLAAIVFTTLLLWAWEKSPFANTLFLTQERFSISSSDYHVETSNKSSNAMRTNGNIEEKESRLVITEEINNVVENSGPVPIISTPAFLPEMQNSGGNVTSSSKTKVCNYAKGRWVADSRRPLYSGSECKMWLSQMWACRLTQRTDFSYEGYRWQPENCKMPEFEKSSFLRRMKDKTIAFVGDSLGRQQFQSLMCMATGGKDSPEVQNVGWQYGLVKARGAIRPDGWAYRFPKTNTTILYYWSASLSDLVPYDSSNKTSNVAMHLDRPPAFLRRYLHWFDVLVLNTGHHWNRGKLVANRWVMHIDGKPNKDEKRAEIGNAKNFTVHSIVRWVDSQLRSHPHLKAFFRTISPRHFFNGDWNTGGTCDNTTPLSGGSEVVQDGSRDPVIEAALRGTKVKILDITALSELRDEGHISRYSFRGTPGVNDCLHWCLPGIPDAWNEILIAQI, from the exons ATGGTGGATAGTTTTGCTATTCTCTCTGCTACAAGGAAATTTGAGGAAGACCCACAACGGTCCGATTCAGAATCTGTGTTTTGTAGCATTTTAGCACAGATGAAAGGAGGATATTACTCTATATTGAGAGGACGAGCTCTTTCTCTCACTCTGGCTGCCATTGTTTTTACGACTCTATTACTTTGGGCTTGGGAGAAAAGTCCTTTTGCCAATACACTTTTTTTGACCCAAGAGCGATTTTCAATTTCCTCTTCAG ATTATCATGTGGAAACCTCTAACAAATCCTCAAATGCTATGAGGACAAATGGGAACATTGAAGAGAAAGAGTCACGTTTGGTTATAacagaagaaataaataatgtagTAGAGAATTCAGGTCCTGTTCCAATCATTTCTACGCCTGCATTCTTGCCTGAAATGCAAAATAGCGGTGGAAATGTGACATCCTCTTCAAAAACGAAAG TTTGCAACTATGCCAAGGGCAGATGGGTTGCAGATAGCAGGCGGCCACTTTATTCTGGTTCAGAATGTAAGATGTGGCTATCACAAATGTGGGCATGTAGACTGACACAAAGAACTGATTTCTCTTATGAGGGATACCGGTGGCAGCCAGAAAATTGTAAAATGCCTGAGTTTGAAAAGTCTTCATTCTTGAGAAG GATGAAGGACAAGACAATTGCTTTTGTAGGAGATTCATTGGGTCGCCAGCAGTTCCAATCTTTGATGTGTATGGCCACTGGTGGGAAGGATAGTCCAGAAGTCCAAAATGTTGGCTGGCAATATGGTCTTGTTAAAGCTCGTGGAGCTATTCGTCCTGATGGTTGGGCTTATCGGTTTCCAAAGACCAATACTACCATCCTATATTACTGGTCTGCAAGCTTGTCCGATCTAGTTCCCTATGATTCCTCTAACAAGACGAGTAATGTTGCCATGCATTTGGACCGTCCGCCAGCTTTCCTGAGACGATATCTCCATTGGTTTGATGTATTAGTTCTTAATACAGGGCATCATTGGAACAGGGGGAAGCTTGTAGCAAATCGGTGGGTGATGCATATCGATGGGAAGCCCAACAAGGATGAGAAGCGTGCTGAAATTGGAAATGCCAAGAATTTTACTGTGCATAGTATTGTTAGGTGGGTTGATTCACAGCTTCGGTCACATCCCCACCTCAAGGCTTTCTTTAGGACAATTTCTCCGAGACATTTCTTTAATGGTGATTGGAACACTGGGGGCACCTGTGATAATACCACTCCGTTGTCTGGTGGAAGTGAAGTTGTTCAAGACGGATCAAGAGATCCGGTAATTGAGGCTGCTCTAAGGGGAACGAAGGTAAAGATTTTGGATATCACAGCATTGTCAGAACTGAGGGATGAGGGTCACATATCTCGTTACAGTTTTAGAGGAACCCCGGGTGTAAACGATTGCTTGCATTGGTGCCTACCCGGAATTCCAGATGCATGGAATGAAATACTCATTGCACAGATATAA
- the LOC132804547 gene encoding uncharacterized protein LOC132804547, with protein sequence MLNKSGFGWNDTLKCVEIDSDDAWKAYVQSNPSAKSWRDKPFSIYKRLANIFGKDRATGHGAQTPIDLVNDINMEPDNDQFDDVGSPMSMNQTHSQLPTQSQLRGKRKAQSKDVDIVSGLNNVADKFIDKLATQLDKLEKSDINYPQYLAMEFDRLGFPITDNLKISKAMRSDPSNVEVFKIIKTDAQKIEFARGFLDN encoded by the exons ATGCTgaacaaaagtggatttggatggaatgacactcttaaatgtgtggagATTGACAGTGACGATGCTTggaaagcatatgtgcag agtaatccaAGTGCAAAAAGTTGGAGAGATAAACCTTTTTCGATATATAAGaggcttgctaatatttttgggaaggatcgggcaacaggacatggagcacaaactccaattgatttaGTTAATGATATCAATATGGAGCCTGACAATGACCAATTTGATGATGTGGGTTCTCCAATGTCTATGAATCAAACACATAGTCAACTGCCCACACAATCCCAATTAAGAGGTAAGAGGAAAGCTCAATCGAAGGATGTTGACATCGTTAGCGGGTTAAACAATGTAGCAGATAAGTTTATTGATAAATTGGCTACACAGTTAGACAAGTTGGAGAAGTCTGATATCAACtatccacaatacttagctatggagTTTGACAGGTTAGGATTCCCTATTACtgacaatctcaaaatctctaaggcaatgagatcgGATCCATCGAACGTTGAGGTTTTCAAGATTATTAAAACCGATGCGcagaagattgaatttgctcgtggatttttggataactaa